A window of the Streptomyces finlayi genome harbors these coding sequences:
- a CDS encoding SDR family NAD(P)-dependent oxidoreductase — protein sequence MTPPPAAATARFDGYAVLITGAGQGIGAATARRLASEGASVLVTDLDGARAESAAAEIRGTGGTADAFPCDVGDRPAVEAAVAHAVATFGRLDVLVNNACSAGADAPLFEDETDEVWQRDLDITLSGPFRCSRAALPHLVDSGRGAIVNIGSVNGEQDFGGHAYSAAKAGLAGLTRTLAGHAAPRGVRVNLVAPGTVRTDAWAGREAQLDRMGPLYPLGRVGEPDDIAAAVAFLASRDASWITGTTLRVDGGLLAVNTGFRQAI from the coding sequence ATGACTCCTCCTCCTGCCGCGGCCACCGCACGGTTCGACGGCTACGCCGTACTCATCACCGGAGCCGGCCAGGGCATCGGCGCGGCCACGGCCCGCCGCCTGGCATCGGAAGGCGCCTCGGTCCTCGTCACCGACCTCGACGGGGCCCGGGCGGAGTCCGCCGCCGCGGAGATCCGCGGGACAGGCGGCACGGCCGACGCCTTCCCCTGCGACGTGGGCGACCGGCCGGCCGTCGAGGCCGCCGTCGCCCACGCGGTCGCCACGTTCGGCCGCCTGGACGTCCTGGTCAACAACGCCTGTTCGGCGGGCGCCGACGCCCCGCTCTTCGAGGACGAGACGGACGAGGTCTGGCAACGCGACCTGGACATCACCCTGTCCGGCCCCTTCCGCTGCTCCCGGGCGGCCCTGCCGCACCTGGTGGACTCCGGCAGGGGCGCGATCGTGAACATCGGCTCCGTCAACGGCGAACAGGACTTCGGCGGTCACGCCTACAGCGCCGCGAAGGCGGGCCTGGCCGGTCTGACCCGTACGCTCGCGGGCCACGCGGCCCCCCGCGGCGTCCGCGTCAACCTGGTCGCCCCCGGCACGGTCCGCACGGACGCCTGGGCAGGCAGGGAAGCCCAGTTGGACCGGATGGGACCGCTCTATCCCCTGGGCCGCGTCGGCGAACCGGACGACATCGCGGCAGCGGTCGCCTTCCTCGCCTCCCGCGACGCGTCCTGGATCACGGGCACGACCCTGCGCGTGGACGGCGGTCTGCTGGCCGTGAACACGGGGTTCCGCCAGGCGATCTGA